The following are encoded together in the Kineosporiaceae bacterium genome:
- a CDS encoding zinc-binding alcohol dehydrogenase family protein — MTTTTAIGYRANLPIADPASLITEQVEVPPLGGHDLLVEVEAVSVNPVDVKLRAGSPTEGLRVLGFDAAGVVRAVGSQVSLFAVGDEVFYAGAINRPGTNQRLHLVDERIVGRAPRSLSFADAASLPLTTITAWETLFDRLALTADSTGTLLIIGASGGVGSIMLQLARALLPGVTLIATASDAERAAWVRELGAHHVVNHREDLAGQVSAIAPEGIDWLFTAHSEGQLETYARIVRPFGRIVAIDDGPRDVAPLKAKSITWHWELMFTRSLFQTPDLVEQHRLLDRVAQLVDAGRIRPTATRTLTPLTAATLRQAHDLVESGRTLGKVVVHTWE, encoded by the coding sequence ATGACGACGACCACCGCCATCGGTTACCGCGCCAACCTGCCCATCGCCGACCCTGCGAGCCTGATCACCGAGCAGGTCGAGGTGCCTCCCTTGGGCGGGCACGACCTGCTGGTCGAGGTCGAGGCGGTGTCGGTCAACCCCGTCGACGTCAAGCTGCGCGCCGGATCCCCGACCGAGGGCCTGCGGGTGCTGGGCTTCGACGCCGCGGGCGTCGTCCGGGCGGTCGGGTCGCAGGTGAGCCTGTTCGCCGTGGGCGACGAGGTGTTCTACGCCGGGGCGATCAACCGTCCCGGCACCAATCAGCGGCTGCACCTGGTCGACGAGCGCATCGTCGGGCGCGCGCCGCGCAGCCTTTCGTTCGCCGACGCCGCGTCGCTGCCGCTGACGACGATCACCGCCTGGGAGACCCTGTTCGACCGGCTCGCCCTGACCGCCGACAGCACCGGCACGCTGCTGATCATCGGCGCCTCCGGTGGCGTCGGGTCGATCATGCTGCAGCTGGCCCGGGCGCTGCTGCCGGGCGTCACCCTCATCGCCACGGCTTCGGACGCCGAGCGCGCGGCCTGGGTACGTGAGCTCGGCGCCCACCATGTCGTGAACCACCGCGAGGACCTGGCCGGTCAGGTGTCGGCCATCGCCCCGGAGGGCATCGACTGGCTGTTCACGGCTCACTCCGAGGGACAGCTCGAGACCTACGCCCGCATCGTGCGCCCGTTCGGTCGGATCGTGGCGATCGACGATGGCCCCCGGGATGTCGCACCCCTGAAGGCCAAGAGCATCACCTGGCACTGGGAGCTGATGTTCACCCGCTCGCTGTTCCAGACCCCGGACCTGGTCGAGCAGCACCGGTTGCTCGATCGGGTCGCCCAACTCGTGGACGCCGGCCGGATCCGGCCCACGGCCACGCGCACGCTGACGCCCCTGACCGCGGCCACGCTGCGTCAGGCCCATGACCTGGTCGAGAGCGGTCGCACTCTCGGCAAGGTCGTGGTGCACACCTGGGAGTAG
- a CDS encoding dihydrofolate reductase family protein, whose product MTTIVSTLFISLDGVAEIDPAWHFPYFDENMGAAVTEDYADVDVLLLGRVTYDSFAGAWPVREAAGGEDAPFAEILGDLRKIVATRGEQDLGWRNAEGTDDVVATVSGLREQDLGKVLVAGSISVVRQLLAAGLLDELRLLIHPVAARHGERLFGESADIQPLRLVRSEVFPTGVIRAIYAPADLPNAATYDDVTDNL is encoded by the coding sequence ATGACGACGATCGTCTCGACCCTGTTCATCTCGCTCGACGGCGTGGCCGAGATCGATCCGGCATGGCACTTCCCGTACTTCGACGAGAACATGGGCGCCGCCGTCACCGAGGACTACGCGGACGTCGACGTCCTGCTGCTCGGGCGCGTGACCTACGACAGCTTCGCCGGCGCCTGGCCGGTCCGGGAGGCCGCCGGAGGTGAGGACGCTCCGTTCGCCGAGATCCTCGGCGATCTGCGCAAGATCGTGGCCACCCGGGGCGAGCAGGATCTGGGCTGGCGCAACGCCGAAGGCACCGACGATGTGGTCGCCACGGTGTCCGGCCTGCGCGAGCAGGACCTGGGCAAAGTCCTTGTCGCAGGATCGATCTCGGTCGTTCGCCAGCTGCTGGCCGCGGGACTGCTCGACGAGTTGCGGCTGTTGATCCACCCGGTTGCGGCGCGGCACGGCGAGCGGCTGTTCGGTGAGTCAGCTGACATCCAGCCGCTGCGCCTGGTGCGTTCGGAGGTCTTCCCGACCGGGGTGATCCGCGCGATCTACGCTCCTGCCGACCTACCGAACGCCGCGACCTACGACGACGTGACCGACAACCTGTGA
- a CDS encoding TraR/DksA C4-type zinc finger protein, whose amino-acid sequence MDQRAEVAARLSTAEQDFRRIVEAAESVSTDDEHDPDGAGLAVERAQIVAVIDQARRHLAEIDAALARLDDDEIGSGPGGYGICQGCGEPIPRERLLARPHATQCVPCASGHR is encoded by the coding sequence CTGGATCAGCGCGCCGAGGTCGCCGCCCGGCTGAGCACGGCGGAGCAGGACTTCAGGCGCATCGTCGAGGCAGCGGAGTCGGTCTCGACCGACGACGAGCACGACCCGGACGGCGCCGGCCTGGCCGTCGAGCGCGCCCAGATCGTGGCGGTGATCGATCAGGCCCGCCGCCATCTCGCCGAGATCGACGCCGCCCTGGCCCGGCTGGACGACGACGAGATCGGCTCCGGCCCAGGTGGCTACGGCATCTGTCAGGGCTGTGGCGAACCGATTCCGCGCGAACGGCTCCTGGCGCGGCCGCACGCGACGCAGTGCGTGCCGTGTGCCTCGGGCCACCGCTGA
- a CDS encoding type II toxin-antitoxin system VapB family antitoxin, with the protein MGLNIKNPRVHELARTAAERFGMSQTSVIEEALIRMLQAAPARLDQSRLDLIHGVLAQVDVELSDDDRAALREGARRLYDDEGLPA; encoded by the coding sequence ATGGGACTCAACATCAAGAACCCACGGGTCCACGAGCTGGCGCGAACGGCCGCCGAGCGCTTCGGCATGAGCCAGACCAGCGTCATCGAGGAGGCGTTGATCCGGATGTTGCAGGCAGCACCGGCCCGCCTGGATCAGAGCAGGCTCGACCTGATCCACGGTGTGCTGGCCCAGGTGGACGTGGAACTCTCCGACGATGATCGTGCCGCGCTGCGTGAGGGGGCGCGGCGACTGTACGACGACGAGGGTCTGCCCGCATGA
- a CDS encoding type II toxin-antitoxin system VapC family toxin — MIIDPSAVLAIMLDEPQRPELIAAVAQAGGVRMSAASYVELAAVVERRHNPVLSRRLDELLDSMGVELVPFDADQAAIARAAYRDFGRGSGHPAGLNLGDCFSYAAAKACREPLLWVGDDFGHTDVAPARA, encoded by the coding sequence ATGATCATCGACCCCTCGGCCGTCCTGGCCATCATGCTCGACGAACCGCAGCGCCCGGAGTTGATCGCAGCCGTGGCGCAGGCCGGCGGCGTCCGCATGTCGGCTGCGAGCTACGTCGAGCTCGCAGCGGTCGTCGAGCGACGTCACAACCCGGTTCTGTCGCGTCGGCTGGACGAGTTGCTCGACAGCATGGGCGTCGAGTTGGTGCCCTTCGATGCCGACCAGGCCGCCATCGCCAGGGCTGCCTACCGGGACTTCGGCCGGGGCAGTGGTCACCCGGCAGGCCTCAACCTGGGTGATTGCTTCAGCTACGCCGCAGCGAAAGCCTGTCGAGAGCCGTTGTTGTGGGTCGGCGACGACTTCGGCCACACGGACGTCGCGCCGGCACGCGCCTGA
- a CDS encoding methyltransferase domain-containing protein translates to MGCGDGTFAAWATTEGHDVTGLERDITRVLGGFRAIGGVTESLPFSDNVFDLVTSSPRW, encoded by the coding sequence GTGGGGTGCGGCGATGGCACGTTCGCCGCTTGGGCCACTACCGAGGGCCACGACGTGACGGGTCTCGAGCGCGACATCACCCGCGTCCTCGGTGGTTTTCGCGCCATCGGTGGCGTTACCGAGTCACTTCCCTTCTCCGACAACGTGTTCGACTTGGTGACATCCTCGCCGCGGTGGTGA
- a CDS encoding dihydrofolate reductase family protein codes for MGSLVYFAIASLDGYVEDAAGDFGWAAPDEEVHAFVNDLERDVTTYLYGRRMYQTMAAWEDLGTGPDASPIERDFGQIWRAADKIVFSRTLTTTSTARTRLEPEFSREVVAALKLTIESDLGIGGAELAAQALQLDLVDEVILLLQPVTVGAGKPALPPGVRLRLLDQRRFTGGAVLLHYAVRR; via the coding sequence ATGGGCTCTCTTGTCTACTTCGCCATCGCCTCGCTCGACGGGTATGTCGAGGACGCCGCGGGCGACTTCGGCTGGGCCGCGCCGGACGAGGAGGTGCACGCGTTCGTCAACGACCTCGAACGTGACGTGACGACCTACCTCTACGGACGGCGGATGTACCAGACGATGGCCGCCTGGGAGGACCTCGGCACCGGCCCGGACGCCTCGCCGATCGAACGTGACTTCGGCCAGATCTGGCGCGCCGCGGACAAGATCGTGTTCTCGCGCACCCTGACCACGACCTCGACCGCCCGGACCCGGCTCGAACCCGAGTTCAGCCGCGAGGTCGTGGCGGCTCTGAAGCTGACCATCGAGAGCGACCTGGGTATCGGCGGTGCCGAGCTGGCGGCACAGGCACTGCAGCTCGACCTGGTCGACGAGGTGATCCTGCTGCTGCAACCGGTCACGGTCGGTGCCGGCAAACCCGCTCTGCCCCCGGGGGTTCGACTGCGCCTGCTCGACCAGCGCCGGTTCACCGGTGGCGCCGTCCTGCTGCACTACGCGGTGCGCCGGTGA
- a CDS encoding SMI1/KNR4 family protein, protein MSDRQGPPADDGIESVVREIDDWLLAHAPVLHATMTPGASEAELAGVEAAVGRRLPAAFHALYRRHEHWQWAFGALHLSVNSDHYSLDVAAVMMTNSTQAPHFDYREAGMSSVPDDAVNTEFIDVGRLPLITDGGGNYVGLDFLPGPAGVEGQVLAWGRDDHAWTVLADSLDGFLREVATRLRQGRVTVMHPEGDPHEQQVLLTDDAGVAAVAGHRQMVDFFPGFGAAPTRLPAILGRS, encoded by the coding sequence GTGAGTGATCGCCAAGGACCCCCTGCCGACGACGGGATCGAGAGCGTCGTGCGCGAGATCGACGACTGGCTGCTCGCGCATGCCCCGGTGCTGCACGCCACGATGACGCCCGGTGCGAGCGAGGCCGAACTGGCCGGCGTCGAGGCGGCGGTGGGTCGACGGCTGCCCGCGGCCTTCCACGCGCTCTACCGCCGACACGAGCACTGGCAGTGGGCGTTCGGCGCCCTGCACCTGAGCGTGAACAGCGACCACTACAGCCTGGACGTCGCCGCGGTGATGATGACCAACTCGACGCAGGCCCCCCATTTCGACTACCGCGAGGCGGGGATGTCGTCGGTGCCGGACGACGCCGTGAACACCGAGTTCATCGATGTCGGCCGACTGCCCCTGATCACCGACGGCGGCGGCAACTACGTCGGGCTGGACTTCCTGCCCGGACCGGCCGGCGTCGAGGGGCAGGTGCTGGCCTGGGGACGTGACGATCATGCCTGGACCGTGCTGGCGGACTCCCTCGACGGCTTTCTGCGGGAGGTGGCGACGCGTCTGCGCCAGGGCCGCGTGACGGTGATGCACCCCGAGGGCGATCCGCACGAGCAGCAGGTGCTGTTGACCGACGACGCCGGGGTGGCCGCGGTGGCAGGACATCGCCAGATGGTCGACTTCTTCCCCGGGTTCGGTGCCGCCCCCACCCGCCTGCCGGCGATCCTCGGCCGCAGCTGA
- a CDS encoding ABC transporter ATP-binding protein — MVGDPAQAVEGAVVLDAVTKRYGSVVAVDELSVEVQAGEFLSLLGPSGCGKTTTLRMLAGFEHPDAGRIQISGRDLAGVPAHKRPVNTVFQSYSLFPHLSVAQNVAYGLQQKRVPRAEVGQRVAEVLDMVQMRAYAERRPNQLSGGQQQRIALARALVNRPSVLLLDEPLGALDRQLREQMQLELKLLQSRLGVTFIFVTHDQSEALAMSDRIAIMRHGRIEQLADATTIYETPATAYVAGFVGQQNFLRGKASGESGQVDTAWGRMRSARHAPPVAAGAAVTAAVRPESVEIDLAGSAEDAAENSVTGTLIGISHLGETIQFVVQVDPQLAVLARRPTPQAPHLTTGQRVRAFWPAERVLLFADDPTTTE; from the coding sequence ATCGTGGGCGATCCCGCGCAGGCCGTCGAGGGAGCAGTGGTCCTGGACGCCGTGACCAAGCGGTATGGCTCGGTCGTGGCCGTGGACGAGCTCTCGGTCGAGGTGCAGGCGGGGGAGTTCCTCTCCCTGCTCGGTCCGTCGGGGTGTGGCAAGACCACCACGCTGCGCATGCTCGCGGGCTTCGAGCACCCGGACGCCGGCCGGATCCAGATCTCGGGTCGCGACCTGGCCGGGGTGCCCGCCCACAAGCGTCCGGTCAACACCGTCTTCCAGTCCTACTCACTGTTTCCGCACCTGTCCGTGGCGCAGAACGTGGCCTATGGCCTGCAGCAGAAGCGGGTTCCTCGCGCGGAGGTGGGGCAACGCGTCGCCGAGGTGCTCGACATGGTGCAGATGCGTGCCTACGCCGAGCGCCGCCCCAACCAACTCAGCGGTGGTCAGCAACAGCGCATCGCCCTGGCCCGAGCCCTGGTGAACCGACCATCGGTGCTGCTGCTGGACGAGCCGCTGGGCGCCCTGGACCGGCAGTTGCGCGAGCAGATGCAGCTCGAACTCAAGCTGCTGCAGTCGCGGCTGGGGGTCACCTTCATCTTCGTCACCCACGACCAGAGCGAGGCGCTGGCGATGAGTGACCGCATCGCGATCATGCGACACGGCCGGATCGAGCAGCTCGCCGACGCCACGACGATCTACGAGACCCCGGCGACGGCCTACGTGGCCGGCTTCGTCGGACAACAGAACTTCTTGCGCGGCAAGGCCTCCGGCGAATCCGGGCAGGTCGACACCGCCTGGGGCCGGATGCGCTCGGCGCGCCATGCCCCCCCGGTGGCCGCGGGTGCGGCGGTGACGGCGGCCGTACGACCCGAGTCGGTCGAGATCGACCTGGCCGGCTCCGCCGAGGACGCCGCCGAGAACAGCGTCACCGGAACCCTGATCGGCATCTCCCACCTGGGCGAGACGATCCAGTTCGTCGTCCAGGTCGACCCCCAGCTCGCCGTCCTGGCGCGTCGCCCCACCCCGCAGGCGCCGCATCTGACCACCGGACAACGGGTCCGCGCCTTCTGGCCCGCTGAACGTGTCCTGCTCTTCGCCGATGACCCGACCACCACGGAGTGA
- a CDS encoding spermidine/putrescine ABC transporter substrate-binding protein → MTETTRILASTSGARAIARELNRRNFFALAAAGAVGALAGCSGGGGSSSASSATSASPAAGGGALEDALSIYTWGEYDSPDVIKAFTTDKGPKITLDSYSSNEEMISKLVAAKGTGGYDIVVPTGTYLPQMVENGLLQKINRDLLPNLQYMDKQFLGQAWDPTNEYSICKAWGTSGFVYDTTVVKRELKTWADFLDCAQKEASGKTSLLDDPSEVASPYFWANGIDWTTTDAAHLDAAEAFMVDKLAPHIAAFDSYPGGGAIPQGTHVLMHAWNGDARIGLAESKTPERWKWVLGAPTTELWMDNWTIVAGAPHPEAAHAWINYTMDPANQLKQLDYIGYHTGAAGIQDAATKAGLKRLDMVFFTPEQLATMKNGALNEGQQRRVDIWNKVKAKAASGG, encoded by the coding sequence ATGACCGAGACCACCCGCATCCTGGCCAGCACCTCGGGCGCCCGGGCCATTGCCCGAGAACTGAACCGCCGCAACTTCTTCGCGCTGGCCGCGGCCGGGGCGGTGGGGGCACTCGCGGGCTGTTCCGGGGGCGGCGGCTCGTCGTCCGCCTCGTCCGCCACCTCCGCCAGCCCGGCAGCCGGTGGTGGCGCCCTGGAGGATGCCCTGAGCATCTACACCTGGGGTGAGTACGACTCCCCGGACGTGATCAAGGCGTTCACCACCGACAAGGGCCCCAAGATCACCCTCGACTCGTACAGCTCCAACGAGGAGATGATCTCCAAACTCGTGGCGGCCAAGGGCACCGGCGGTTATGACATCGTGGTGCCCACCGGGACCTACCTGCCCCAGATGGTGGAGAACGGTCTGCTCCAGAAGATCAATCGCGACCTGCTGCCGAACCTGCAGTACATGGACAAGCAGTTCCTGGGCCAGGCGTGGGACCCCACCAATGAGTACTCGATCTGCAAGGCCTGGGGCACTTCGGGTTTCGTGTACGACACGACCGTGGTCAAGCGTGAGCTGAAGACCTGGGCCGACTTCCTCGACTGCGCGCAGAAGGAGGCCAGCGGCAAGACCTCGCTACTGGACGACCCGTCCGAGGTCGCCTCGCCCTACTTCTGGGCCAACGGCATCGACTGGACCACCACCGACGCTGCCCACCTGGACGCCGCCGAGGCCTTCATGGTCGACAAGCTCGCCCCCCACATCGCGGCTTTCGACTCCTACCCGGGCGGTGGGGCGATCCCGCAGGGCACGCACGTGCTGATGCACGCCTGGAACGGTGACGCTCGCATCGGCCTGGCCGAGAGCAAGACCCCGGAGCGCTGGAAATGGGTGCTCGGTGCGCCGACCACCGAGCTCTGGATGGACAACTGGACCATCGTGGCCGGTGCCCCTCACCCCGAGGCGGCTCACGCGTGGATCAACTACACGATGGACCCGGCCAACCAGCTGAAGCAGCTGGACTACATCGGCTATCACACCGGTGCCGCAGGCATTCAGGACGCCGCGACCAAGGCCGGGCTGAAGCGTCTGGACATGGTGTTCTTCACCCCCGAGCAGTTGGCCACCATGAAGAACGGCGCACTCAACGAGGGGCAGCAGCGCCGCGTGGACATCTGGAACAAGGTGAAGGCCAAGGCGGCCTCCGGTGGCTAG
- a CDS encoding ABC transporter permease, with product MARPAPGARRRPVRLAGQFLAWPAGIWLLAFFVAPVALVVWYSFGRKPGLFGTHSNDVLSLDRYREALSPTFFATFRNTLWVGVFGTLICLAVALPAAYWMAVKARPEHRGWLLAAVMIPFWTNFLVRTLGWQVILAPEGWLSRGLGAIGLTDGPLEILYTRTAVLIGVVYNYLPLMILPLFVAFDRVGEGLREASQDLGASPVRTFTQVTLPLARPGIVAGSLLVFIPLMGDYITATVLGGAKGNMAGQLVAAQFQTAQNWALGSAMAVVLMATILASAVVAAAVVWLIGLPSRYRHRVVLPPPAQVIT from the coding sequence GTGGCTAGACCGGCCCCGGGAGCCCGTCGGCGACCGGTGCGCCTGGCCGGCCAGTTCCTGGCCTGGCCGGCCGGGATCTGGTTGCTCGCCTTCTTCGTGGCGCCGGTGGCGCTCGTGGTCTGGTACAGCTTCGGTCGCAAGCCGGGGCTGTTCGGCACGCACTCCAACGACGTCCTCTCGCTCGACCGGTACCGCGAGGCGCTGTCGCCGACGTTCTTCGCCACCTTTCGCAACACGCTGTGGGTGGGGGTGTTCGGCACCCTGATCTGCCTGGCGGTGGCGTTGCCCGCGGCCTACTGGATGGCGGTGAAGGCCCGGCCCGAACATCGTGGCTGGCTGCTCGCCGCCGTCATGATCCCGTTCTGGACGAACTTCCTGGTCCGCACCCTGGGCTGGCAGGTCATCCTCGCCCCCGAGGGATGGCTCTCGCGGGGGCTGGGCGCCATCGGGCTCACCGATGGGCCGCTCGAGATCCTCTACACCCGCACGGCGGTCTTGATCGGCGTGGTCTACAACTACCTGCCGCTCATGATCCTGCCGCTGTTCGTCGCCTTCGACCGGGTCGGCGAGGGGCTGCGGGAGGCCAGCCAGGACCTCGGCGCGAGCCCGGTGCGCACCTTCACGCAGGTGACCCTGCCGTTGGCCCGCCCCGGCATCGTGGCCGGCTCGCTGCTCGTGTTCATCCCCTTGATGGGCGACTACATCACCGCCACGGTCCTCGGTGGGGCCAAGGGCAACATGGCCGGCCAGTTGGTGGCGGCGCAGTTCCAGACCGCGCAGAACTGGGCGCTGGGTTCGGCGATGGCCGTCGTCCTGATGGCCACCATTCTGGCCAGCGCCGTGGTGGCTGCCGCGGTGGTGTGGCTGATCGGCCTGCCGTCGCGATATCGCCACCGGGTCGTGTTGCCCCCACCGGCGCAGGTGATCACATGA
- a CDS encoding ABC transporter permease yields the protein MSRRPSLGDRLLRVWGVAVFVFLFAPIAVVVAHSFNTGRLMAQWSGFGFDAYHAMLDKPAIPAAVWVSVRSGLIAAVVSTVLGTLAGIALARFGGRWSPPFVLLLIVLSVTPEIVDAVALLPWMVFLGQDVGLSPLDDGIVRLVIGHSLFATAVVTFLVRARLTGVEAHLEEASADLYAPPWRTFRKITLPLVMPAVLAGALLSFTLSLDNTVISAFVQVSGATPWPVFVLSALRSGLRPEIAAVSTVMMIFTLITLSLAALILRRAGDSATDIARTMSGT from the coding sequence ATGAGCCGGCGACCCTCGCTCGGCGATCGGCTGCTGCGGGTCTGGGGCGTGGCCGTGTTCGTGTTCCTGTTCGCGCCGATCGCCGTCGTGGTGGCGCACTCGTTCAACACCGGCCGGTTGATGGCGCAGTGGTCGGGCTTCGGGTTCGACGCCTATCACGCCATGCTCGACAAGCCGGCGATCCCGGCGGCGGTGTGGGTGAGCGTGCGGTCCGGGCTGATCGCCGCCGTGGTCTCGACGGTGCTCGGCACCCTGGCCGGCATCGCCCTGGCCCGGTTCGGCGGCCGGTGGTCGCCTCCGTTCGTGCTCTTGCTGATCGTGCTGTCGGTCACCCCCGAGATCGTGGACGCCGTGGCGCTGCTGCCGTGGATGGTGTTCCTGGGCCAGGACGTCGGGTTGTCCCCCCTGGACGACGGCATCGTGCGGTTGGTGATCGGGCACTCGCTGTTCGCCACCGCAGTGGTGACCTTCCTGGTGCGGGCCCGGTTGACCGGGGTGGAGGCCCACCTGGAGGAGGCCTCGGCCGACCTGTACGCGCCGCCCTGGCGAACCTTCCGCAAGATCACCTTGCCGCTGGTGATGCCGGCCGTGCTGGCCGGTGCGCTGCTCTCGTTCACCCTCAGCCTGGACAACACCGTCATCTCGGCGTTCGTGCAGGTCTCGGGCGCCACGCCCTGGCCGGTGTTCGTGCTCAGCGCGCTGCGATCGGGGTTGCGGCCCGAGATTGCGGCGGTGTCGACAGTGATGATGATCTTCACCCTGATCACGTTGTCCCTCGCGGCGCTCATCTTGCGTCGCGCCGGGGATTCGGCCACCGACATCGCCCGCACCATGTCGGGCACCTGA
- a CDS encoding amidohydrolase has protein sequence MTHADLIFAGGPVFTADAARTQATALAVRDGRIVAVGHGDVLDLRGPGTEVIDLQGRMLVPGFTDAHVHPVWGGLDMLHCDLSGGATAGDYLDAVARFVADRPDQEWIRGGGWQMSAFPGGTPRAEDLDRVTGGRPAFLPNRDGHGAWVNSAALARAGIDRDTPDPADGRIERDPDGTPTGCLHEGAMALVSRLQPPVSPQEMMQALRLGQAYLHSFGVVGWQDAIVGSYGDADDPGPFYARAAAEGLLTGRVVGALWWDRSRGVEQIPDLLDRREQLSGNGFQATSVKIMQDGVAENYTAAMLEPYLDCHGHRTDNSGISFVPPEVLAEAVPRLDAAGFQVHFHAIGDRAVREALDAIQAAVVANGRRDSRHHIAHLQVVHPEDVPRFRALGVAANMQSLWAALEPQMVDLTLPFLGPPRDAWQYPWGDLQRSGATLVSGSDWSVSTPNPMAAIHVAVNRRAAPGFEEGDYEAFLPEQRLDLGSALSAYTAGSAWVNRRDDAGTLEVGKLADVVLLDRDPFAGPADEIGLTGVEATYVGGRAVHTR, from the coding sequence ATGACCCACGCCGATCTGATCTTCGCCGGGGGGCCGGTGTTCACCGCGGACGCCGCCCGCACCCAGGCGACGGCCCTCGCCGTCCGGGACGGACGGATCGTCGCGGTCGGGCACGGCGACGTCCTCGACCTGCGCGGCCCGGGCACCGAGGTGATCGACCTGCAGGGGCGGATGCTGGTGCCCGGGTTCACCGACGCCCACGTGCACCCGGTGTGGGGCGGACTCGACATGCTGCACTGCGATCTGTCCGGGGGTGCCACGGCGGGCGATTACCTGGACGCCGTGGCGCGCTTCGTGGCCGACCGGCCCGATCAGGAGTGGATTCGTGGCGGGGGTTGGCAGATGTCGGCCTTCCCCGGGGGGACGCCGCGGGCGGAGGACCTGGATCGGGTGACGGGGGGCCGGCCGGCGTTCCTGCCCAATCGGGACGGGCACGGGGCCTGGGTCAACTCGGCGGCACTGGCGCGGGCGGGCATCGATCGTGACACCCCCGATCCGGCCGATGGGCGGATCGAGCGCGACCCCGACGGCACGCCCACCGGCTGCCTGCACGAGGGCGCCATGGCCCTGGTCAGCCGCCTGCAGCCGCCGGTCTCACCGCAGGAGATGATGCAGGCGTTGCGGCTGGGCCAGGCCTACCTGCACTCGTTCGGGGTGGTCGGCTGGCAGGACGCGATCGTCGGGTCGTACGGCGATGCCGACGACCCCGGCCCGTTCTATGCCAGGGCCGCCGCCGAAGGTCTGCTCACCGGCCGGGTGGTCGGGGCGCTCTGGTGGGACCGTTCCCGCGGCGTCGAGCAGATCCCCGACCTGCTGGATCGCCGGGAACAGTTGAGTGGCAACGGGTTCCAGGCCACCAGCGTCAAGATCATGCAGGACGGGGTGGCGGAGAACTACACCGCGGCCATGCTCGAGCCCTACCTGGACTGCCACGGTCACCGCACCGACAACTCCGGGATCTCGTTCGTCCCGCCGGAGGTACTCGCCGAGGCGGTACCGCGGTTGGACGCCGCGGGATTCCAGGTGCACTTCCACGCCATCGGTGACCGTGCGGTGCGCGAGGCGCTGGACGCCATCCAGGCCGCCGTGGTCGCCAACGGACGGCGCGACAGTCGTCACCACATCGCTCACCTACAGGTGGTGCATCCCGAGGACGTGCCGCGGTTCCGGGCGCTCGGCGTGGCCGCGAACATGCAGTCGTTGTGGGCCGCGCTGGAACCACAGATGGTCGATCTGACCCTGCCCTTCCTCGGCCCGCCGCGTGATGCCTGGCAGTATCCGTGGGGCGACCTGCAGCGGTCCGGCGCCACCCTGGTGTCGGGTTCGGACTGGTCGGTCAGCACGCCCAACCCGATGGCGGCGATCCACGTGGCGGTCAACCGTCGAGCGGCGCCGGGGTTCGAGGAGGGGGACTACGAGGCGTTCCTGCCCGAGCAGCGCCTCGACCTGGGGTCGGCACTGAGCGCCTACACGGCCGGCTCGGCCTGGGTGAACCGTCGCGACGACGCCGGGACGCTCGAGGTCGGCAAGCTGGCGGACGTCGTCCTGCTCGACCGCGACCCGTTCGCCGGCCCTGCCGACGAGATCGGGCTCACCGGCGTCGAGGCCACCTACGTCGGGGGTCGGGCGGTCCACACCCGCTGA